Part of the Leptotrichia hongkongensis genome is shown below.
TTTTTTCATCTTGAAGCGTTTTTAGAATCAATTCTACCGCAACTGTATGGTTTTCCATCGGAACTTCCATTTTGTCAATTTTTTCTCCAGTCAATAAATTTTTGTAACTGAAAATAGGATTTGCAATTCCTATTCTTTCACAGTTTCCTTTAGCTAGTGATTGCTCATTTGTCATGTCAATAAGTTCAAATTTCGCTGATGAACTTCCACAATTTATTACCAAAATTTTCATAAATTTCCCTCCAAATTTTTTGTTTGTATTTTTATTTATGTTTTACATTTCTGATTCAACGGCAGTAATTGCAACAACTTCTACTATATCTTCCATACTGCATCCTCTTGAAAGATCGTGAACTGGACGTGCCAATCCTTGAATTAATGGTCCTAACGCTTTTGCTTTAGCCAGTCTTTGTGTCAATTTATATCCAATATTTCCTGAATCTAAATCTGGAAAAATCAATACATTTGCCTGTCCTGCCACTTTTGATCCAGGAGCTTTTGCAGCAGCTACTTCTGGTACAATCGCAGCATCAAGCTGTAATTCTCCATCAAAGTCAAAATCAACATTTCTATCTTTTAAAATTTCAATAGCCTCTCTAACTTTGCTTACAGATACTCCATCTGCACTCCCTTTTGTAGAAAACGAAAGAAATGCTACTTTAGGCTCTTTTATCCCAGCAGTAAATCTAGCTTTTTCTGCTGCAGAAATAGCAATATCAGCAAGCTGCATAGCTGTTGGACTAGGTATTACTCCACCATCTGAATATACAAGAGTTCCATTATCTCCAAATTCAGGCGTATTTGTTATCATAATAAAAGAACTTGATACTGTCTTTAGTCCTTCCTTTGGCCCAATTATGTGAATTGCAGCTCTTAGGACATGGGCTGTTGGTGAAGATGAACCTGCTACCATTCCATCTACTCTTCCTTGGTGTACAAGCATTGCTGCAAAATATCTTGAATCTGACATAAGTGTCGCTTTTGCAGTTTCAAGCGTCATTCCTTTTTTCTCTCTTTTTTTTCTCAAAAGTTCTGCCATCTCGTCAATTGTTGCACATGACTCAGGATTATAAAAAATTGCACCTTCTAACGAAATTCCAATTTCAGTTGCTTTTTCCTTTAGCTTTTTCTCGTCTCCAACTAGAGCAATTTTTGCGATTCCCTCCTTAATAATTTTTTCTGTAGCCCTTAAGACTCTCTCGTCTTCTGTTTCAGGTAAGATAATTGTCTTGTGGAGCTTTTTAGCTTTTTCCTTTAACTCATTCGCTAATGTGTTCATAATTTCTCTCCTTTCTTAAATTATATTTATTAATCAAACATAGCTTCAACAAATTCCTTTGTGTCAAATTCCCTCAAGTCCTCAATTCCTTCTCCGACACCTATAAATTTAATTGGTTTTTTCAGCTCTTCTGTAATTGGAAAAATAATTCCTCCTTTTGCCGTTCCGTCAAATTTTGTCAAGATAATTCCTGTCAAATCTACGATTTCATTAAATATTCTAGCCTGCTCCAATCCATTCTGACCAGTTGTACTGTCAATCACAAGCAAAGTTTCAAAGTCTGTTTCTCCAGATTGTTCCCGTATAATTTTGTTTATTTTTTCAAGCTCCTTCATCAAATCACGTTTATTGTGCAGTCTTCCAGCCGTATCCAGTATTGCCACATCAAATCCACGATTTTTAGCAGTTTTTACTGTATCAAAAATTACAGCCGCAGGATCGCTTCCATGTGCCTGTTTTATAACCTCCACACCAGTTCGTTTTCCCCATTCCTCAACTTGCTCAATCGCAGCGGCTCTAAACGTATCTCCAGCCCCAATAATAACCTTTTTTCCGCTATCCTTCAATTTTTTTGCAATTTTACCAATGGAAGTTGTCTTTCCAACACCATTTACTCCAACAACCAAAAGAATATTTAGTTTTCCATCCTGTAATTTTAATTTTGTACTGTTTTCATCATTGTAAATAAGTTTTGCTTTAAGCAATTCCTTTAATTCATCATAAATTTGTTCCGATGTTTTTAGTTTTTTTTGTGAAACTGATTTTTCCAGTTCCTCCACTAGCTGCATTGTCATATTCATTCCAATATCTGACTGAATAAGCAATTCTTCCAATTCTTCGTACAAATCGTCATCTATCGCTTTACCCAAAAGCATTTCCTTCAGTTTTCCAAAAAAACCTTTTTTAGGAGTTGCCAGCCTATCCTTTAAAGGTTTTAATTTAGGCTTTCCTTTTGTTTTCTCATTCGATTTTTCTTCTATTTCTACGCTTTCAATTTTTTCTCTTTCAGTTTCAAAGTTTTTTTCATTATTTTCAGTTTTTTTAGCATTTTTTCCTAAAATTTCTTCCGCTGTTTCCTTTATTTCCTTTTCAGTTTCAGCTTTAATTTTATCTATTTCACTTTGGCTTTCCTCAATTTCTTTTTCTATCTGATTTTCCAAAGTGTCCTTCTGGTCTTCATCTTTTTTCTTTTTTCCAAATTTAAAAAAATTTTTCAGCATTATTTTTTATCCCTTTCCGCCTGTGATTTTTCCAGATAATCTGGTTTCAGATTAAAAATATCAGTTTTTCTCACAACACCAGTATTTTCCAAATTTTTATCAAAAAACATTTGCACAAATGTCATTGTATTAATTGTCAAATTCTTATCTTCAAATATTTTTACACAATTTCCCAATTTATCCAATATCTTAGCCTTATAATTAAAAACTGCATCCCCAATTAGATAAACTTTTTTATTATTTCCCTTATTTTCTATTATTTCCTCAATAACACTGTCAAGTTTTGTAACTTCATAATTTTTTATTAATTTCAATTTATTTTCACTTGAAGTTCCATAACCTGCACAATAAATCTTTTCCTTTCGTGAATCAATCATCGAATATATTTTCACATCTTCATCATTTTCCAAACTTGTTTTCAAATTATAATACCCCTGAAATCCAAGTGCATCCAGTTCATTCACTTCATAAAAATTTACATTCCGTCCAAAAAAAAGCCCCTTTACAACTGAAATTGCTATTCTAACACCCGTAAACGAACCAGGTCCTATCGAAACAATTACATTTTCAATTTCATCTAGCTTTTTCCCAGTCCATTTCAAAAGGCTATCAATCTGCTCCAAAATCGTAGTAGAATGCGTTTTTGCCATTTCCACATGTATTTCCCCTAACAGCTTGTCTTTCTCATAAAGTGACAATCCAGCCAATCTAGTTGTAGTCGTTATCGCAAATATCAACATATTTTTCTCCATTTTCATTTTTCTTTACTTTTATACTCGAATCCATTTAAAATTGAACTATTAAAAACTAAATTATTCAATTTCAAAATCTACCTTTTCTCCATTTTCAATCGTATAAACTGATACTTCACGAGCCACATCTGAATAATGATTTATCTCAACAAACACCGCATCCTCAGGCATCTCATCCAAAATCTTGTCCGCCCACTCAATAATCACAACACTTCCATCTTCCCCAATATAATCCTCAAACCCAATCTCATAAATTTCCTCAGAATCATTAATCCTGTAAACATCAAAATGATACACAGGCACATCTCCAGAGCTATACTCAATAACATAAGTAAAAGTCGGACTTTTCACATTTTCTGTCACATTGTAACATTCACAAATTTTCTTAGTAAATGTAGTCTTCCCCGCTCCCAAATCTCCAATAAGTCCTAGACAACCTCCGTTTTTTAACTTTTCTGCTAAATTTTTGGCTAATTTATCTATCTTATCAAATGTTAATATTTTATTTTTCATAATTTTTCCTATTTCTAAATTTTATTTTATGTTTAACTAAAATTTTTTGATTTTTATATTATAAATTATTTTTTTATAATTTTTATTTGTCTTTTTAACGTAAGGGCATCAAACGCCATGCCCTTACAACCCCGCTTTACGCAAAACTTTCTTATAAAGAAAAAATAAAACTCGATTTTGAATTAAGTTTATTTTAAACGCAAATAACAAGATACAATCTAAAATTTATTCCAAAATCTCAAACAGTTATTTTTTCTTTAACGAAATTTTGCTTATTATTTTTATTAAAAAAATGTTATGATTTTAAAGTTAATAGTAAATGTTTCCTTTTACATAAAAAAGAAAAACTTAAAAATAAAAATATCCTTTATTTATACACTTCAATAATTTTATTAATAATTTCAGTTGTGGAAATGTTATCCACGAAGGATAAAATCTTTACTTCTCCGCCATTTTTTTCAACAACTTTTGTTTCTGGCAAGTCTTCTTTTTTGTAATCTCCGCCTTTTACGTGAATATCTGGCTTTAAAATATCCAGCAGTTTTTCTGGTGTTTTTTCATTAAAAATTACTGTATAATCTACAAATTTTGTACCCAAAAGCACAAATGCTCTATTTGTTTCACTATTTATAGGTCTTTTATCTCCCTTGTTCACTTTAACCGAAGCATCGCTATTTACACCGACAACCAAAACATCACCTAAATTTCTGGCTTCCTCCAGATAAGTCAAATGCCCAATATGTAAAATATCAAAAACTCCATTAGTAAAAACTACCTTTTTCCCAGCCTTCTGCAATCTCACTATTTCATTTCTCATTTCATCAGTAGTCAGCAAATTATCTTTAAAACTTTTTTCCAATTTTCTCTCCAATATATTCATCTATTCTATTTATAATTATAATGTTTTTAATTCATAATTTACTCAATCCCTAAGTTTATTTAATTTTAAAAAGGTTTGAGCATACATCAAATTATACCACATTTTTTCCAAAAAAAGAAAATTTTTCTATTTTTTTTCAACTTTTATTTTTTCAAATTTCAACAATTTAATTTTAAAAAGTTTTAAGTATATTCTCACAATTTTTTTATTAAAAAAGAAAAAGAAGCATAAGCTTACTGCTTTTACTTCTCTTAAATTTTAAAATTTTATTATTAGCACCTTTTTATCGAAATATTTTTATAAAACGTTTTTGAGTTTTATTACAAGTATAACCAATATTTTCATAAAATTTATGTGCTTCTAAACGATGAGAACCAGAATTTAATCTAATGAAATTAATATTATTGTTTAAAGCATACTCTTCAACAAAAACCATCAGTTTTTTTCCTATACCCTTGCCTTGAAAATTGGAACTTACTGCTAATCCTAATATATTTAATCCAATATCACTGTATAAACTTTCATACATCTCTGCATGAACAAAACCAACAACCTTACTTGTTTTTTTATCTTCATATACTGCGATAATATGATGTTCATAATCAATAGATAATTTTTCAATTTGCGTCTTGACAGTCTTAATATCAACATTATATCCTAACTCATCTTTACAAATTTCTTGTATATCCTTCGCATCTAGTACATTAATCTCTCTTATCACACTTTTACCTCTATAACTTCTAATTTTTCATATTTGCTTTTTTCCTAATAAATATTATATACTTCAATTTTAGTATTATTTCATATACATTTATTTAGAAAAATCCGTTATCAGCATTTCCACTTCAATTTTATCTTCAAGCTCAACATCCATAATGTATCCCCATAGTATGTTTGTTTGGTCTGCTCCAAATTTTTCATTTGTAATCATAGTTATTTCCTGTAAATCCGTTAATCCAATGTCTGATCCTGCTGTAATGCTTAACAGTATCTTTCCCGCTTTTGGAAGTTTTTTTATAAAAGGGCTGTTTATTATTTGTTCTGTAGCAAGTTTTACCTTATCCTGCCCTTCACCTTTACCAAATGCTATTACACCTTCTCCTGAATTTCCTAGCATTATTTTTACATCATCAAAATCAAGATTCACTACTCCTTGTTTTTTTATTAGATTTGTTATAAATTCTACATTTTTTATAAAAATTTCATCTCTTTTTTCAAATAATTTATCAAAAGTTGCACTTAAATCTGCTTCCATTAATTTTTTAAGAGGCAAAACTATAACAGTATCAGAAACTTCTTCTAATTTCTTGATTTCTTCAGTTCCTCCATTTGAATTAATTGATGTAGCAACTACAACCACTGTCAATATTCCCATTGTTTTTGCAACTTCTGAAACAATGCAGGCTATCTCGTTATTTTTCTTTTCCGACATTTCTGTCAAAATAAATACTAAACCTGTATTTTTTAATGCACTCTGCACTTTTTCACTTAAATCTTCAGAAGCCAATATTTTTGTTCCTACATTCCGTTTATCCAAATTCTCTTGATTTGTATCAATTCCCACAAGTCCAACTTCCGCAATCTCTTTTTTCATCATCTTATTCAAGACATCATTTCCCACTGTACCGATTCCGACAACTTTTATTCCAACACCGTCCATTTTTTTCTCCTGTAAAACTATTGTATCTTGATACTTTAAGGAGTTTCAATCATTTGATCTGTTAACCGTTATTTTTTGGATCTAAACTTAATAACATAGCATTAATGGCGACGATGACTGTTGACACAGACATTAGGATTGCTCCTAATGCAGGGCTTAATGTGATACCAATAGGAGCCAAAATTCCTGCAGCTAGAGGGATAGCTATAAAGTTATAACCAGCTCCCCAAAATAGGTTTTGTTTCATTTTACGAGTTGTTTTGTGTGCTAATTCAATGAATGATTCAATATCTCCTGGATCGGATTGAGTCAATATGACATCAGCTGAATCCAACGCAACTTGAGTTCCAGCACCTATAGCTATACCAACATCTGCTAAGGCAAGAGAAGGAGCATCATTTACACCATCACCTACCATGATAACTTTCTTTCCTTCATCTTTAAGTGTTTTAACTAACTCATATTTGTCTTGTGGAGATTGATTTGATCTATATTCAATCCCTAAATCTACTGCCGCGCCTTGAGCCGCTTTTTCATTATCACCTGTTGCCATAATTGGTCGAATATTGTTCTTTTTAAGAGCTTTAATTAACTCTTTACTCGTTGGTTTTAATTCGTCCCCTAAAGCTACAGCACCAATGGCATCATCGTTTTCTACTAAGACACTAAGAGTTGCTCCTTTTGGAGTATCCATATCAAGATTACGTCCATAGGCTTTTTGACTGATTAATTGGTAACGGTGCCCACCTGCTTTACCCTCTACTCCAGAACCGGAAATCACATCAATCGAATCAAAAGATGCTGGACGTATATTTTGCTGCTCGGCGAAACTTATAATTGATTGAGCAATTGGGTGGCTAGATCCTCCTTCAATACCTGCCAATAAGGCAATGATTTCCTCTTTTGTATATTTGTCATTAAGAAGTTTTACATCTAATACTTTAAATTCACCAGTTGTTAAAGTACCCGTTTTATCTAAAATCATCACATCTGCATCTTGAGCTATTTCTAAGGCTTGGCGGTCTTTTACTAGTAAGCCACGGCTAGCTCCTAAGCTTGTGCTACGGGCGGTTACCAATGGAATAGCCAGACCCAATGCGTGCGGACAAGCAATAACTAATGTAGTAATAGTAAATATAACTGCCGTTGGGATATCTCCAATAATCATCCACACTACAAAAGCAATTAGCGCGACAATAACAGCAATATAGAAGAGCCACCCTGCAACCTTTTGCGCAATACTTTCTGCCCTGGAAGGCTGACTTTGAGCTTGGCTAATTAAAGTCTGTACTTGAGAGATAAAGGATTGATCACCTGTCTCAAGCACTTTAATATAAAGTACCCCTTCTCCATTTGTTGAGCCCCCGATTACTTCATCGCCAGGGCCTTTTTTAACTGCTTTTGATTCTCCAGTCAAAAGAGCTTCATTTAAACGTGATTCGCCACGCTCGATAATCCCGTCTGCTGGCACATTTTCTCCGGCTTGAACACGAATTAAATCACCTACCTTTAAGTCAGCAACTGGTCGTGTTTCAATTGAATCGTCTTCTAATACAACGTGAGCATCTTTCGGCACTAACTTAGCCAATTCTGCTTGTGCGTCTCCTGCTTCTCCAATAGCTTTCATCTCAATCCAGTGACCTAATAGCATGATTAATAGTAATGAAGCAAATTCAAAGAAAAAGTCCATCACGTGTTCACCCGTTACGTAGGTAATGATCACAGCATAAATACTGTATAAATATGAAACACTTAAACCTAAAGAAACGAGTGCCATCATTCCAGGTTTTTTTTGTTTAAATTCGTCAACTGCACCTTGATAGAATGGACGTCCACCATAAATAATTAATATAGTAGATAAAATAGCTACTACAATATCAGAATATGGAAAAGTAAACTGGAATGGTAATTCAAATCCATGCAAAGGGACTAAGAGCATAATAATGATTCCTAGTGGCAATGACTTTAAGAAAAGTTCCTTAAAGCTTCCGTGATGATGGTGGGCATGCCCACTGTGCCCGCTGTGGTCATGCCCAGCATGATGTTCTTGATTTTTATCCTTATGGTCTCCATGTTCATCTGTGATTCCATGCTCGTGTTTTAACTTATCCATGTCGTCATAATCATGGTGATTATGAGACGAATATCTGTTGTCATTATTCATTTTAAATTCCTCCTTATACTTAATGATGATGTAAATGACATTCACATTGTCCTTCTGGACAATTGCAATCCACTTCTTCTAATGCGAAAGATTTTTTCATCTCTAATATTTTTTCTAGTCGATCTATATCATCGAAGCTTAAAACATGATCTTCAATGATGCTTCCTATTACATTTCCGACTTTCTTATTGCAAATACGGTTAAAAATATCTTCTACATAATCCCTTACAGCTTCTTTCTCTTCAATATTGGCAGTGTAAATAAACTTTCTACCTTCTTGCTCTGTATTTAGTACGCCTTTTTCAACTAATCGACCTAAGATCGTTTTGATAGTGGATTGTGTCCAATCCATTTTTTCTTTCAATACGGAAATGATTTTTTTACTAGTTACTCGATCATTTGCCCAAACTACACGCATGACTTCCCATTCTGCATCTGTAATATGAGTATTAAATTCTATTGTGCTCATTCTCCTTTCCCCTAGTTGTCTACAAATGTAAACGAACATGCTCAAAATTAAGTATACCATTGTAAACGAATTGTGTCAAGTCTTTTTAATAAATGTAAGCAACGCTTATAGCTTTTTATCTCTCCACTTCTTTTCCATAATAATTTTCATAGTTTTTCCTATATTGAACAAGGTTAGAAAATTGTTCTTTATTTAAAGGGGCTGTCTCAAAATGGTTAAAATTTTGAGTTCAGCTTCTATTTTTTTGTTCAAATTAAAAGCTCTCTAAATTTTTTACAGTTGCATTTAAAGTTGCTTCATTTTAAGGCAGTGCAACACCTGTTTTTAAACTTTTTCTTTCAATGTAATTATATTATATCTAATTAATTAGTCAATATTTTT
Proteins encoded:
- the pta gene encoding phosphate acetyltransferase translates to MNTLANELKEKAKKLHKTIILPETEDERVLRATEKIIKEGIAKIALVGDEKKLKEKATEIGISLEGAIFYNPESCATIDEMAELLRKKREKKGMTLETAKATLMSDSRYFAAMLVHQGRVDGMVAGSSSPTAHVLRAAIHIIGPKEGLKTVSSSFIMITNTPEFGDNGTLVYSDGGVIPSPTAMQLADIAISAAEKARFTAGIKEPKVAFLSFSTKGSADGVSVSKVREAIEILKDRNVDFDFDGELQLDAAIVPEVAAAKAPGSKVAGQANVLIFPDLDSGNIGYKLTQRLAKAKALGPLIQGLARPVHDLSRGCSMEDIVEVVAITAVESEM
- the ftsY gene encoding signal recognition particle-docking protein FtsY, which encodes MLKNFFKFGKKKKDEDQKDTLENQIEKEIEESQSEIDKIKAETEKEIKETAEEILGKNAKKTENNEKNFETEREKIESVEIEEKSNEKTKGKPKLKPLKDRLATPKKGFFGKLKEMLLGKAIDDDLYEELEELLIQSDIGMNMTMQLVEELEKSVSQKKLKTSEQIYDELKELLKAKLIYNDENSTKLKLQDGKLNILLVVGVNGVGKTTSIGKIAKKLKDSGKKVIIGAGDTFRAAAIEQVEEWGKRTGVEVIKQAHGSDPAAVIFDTVKTAKNRGFDVAILDTAGRLHNKRDLMKELEKINKIIREQSGETDFETLLVIDSTTGQNGLEQARIFNEIVDLTGIILTKFDGTAKGGIIFPITEELKKPIKFIGVGEGIEDLREFDTKEFVEAMFD
- the tsaB gene encoding tRNA (adenosine(37)-N6)-threonylcarbamoyltransferase complex dimerization subunit type 1 TsaB; its protein translation is MEKNMLIFAITTTTRLAGLSLYEKDKLLGEIHVEMAKTHSTTILEQIDSLLKWTGKKLDEIENVIVSIGPGSFTGVRIAISVVKGLFFGRNVNFYEVNELDALGFQGYYNLKTSLENDEDVKIYSMIDSRKEKIYCAGYGTSSENKLKLIKNYEVTKLDSVIEEIIENKGNNKKVYLIGDAVFNYKAKILDKLGNCVKIFEDKNLTINTMTFVQMFFDKNLENTGVVRKTDIFNLKPDYLEKSQAERDKK
- the tsaE gene encoding tRNA (adenosine(37)-N6)-threonylcarbamoyltransferase complex ATPase subunit type 1 TsaE, which translates into the protein MKNKILTFDKIDKLAKNLAEKLKNGGCLGLIGDLGAGKTTFTKKICECYNVTENVKSPTFTYVIEYSSGDVPVYHFDVYRINDSEEIYEIGFEDYIGEDGSVVIIEWADKILDEMPEDAVFVEINHYSDVAREVSVYTIENGEKVDFEIE
- the rfaE2 gene encoding D-glycero-beta-D-manno-heptose 1-phosphate adenylyltransferase, producing MRNEIVRLQKAGKKVVFTNGVFDILHIGHLTYLEEARNLGDVLVVGVNSDASVKVNKGDKRPINSETNRAFVLLGTKFVDYTVIFNEKTPEKLLDILKPDIHVKGGDYKKEDLPETKVVEKNGGEVKILSFVDNISTTEIINKIIEVYK
- a CDS encoding GNAT family N-acetyltransferase; this encodes MIREINVLDAKDIQEICKDELGYNVDIKTVKTQIEKLSIDYEHHIIAVYEDKKTSKVVGFVHAEMYESLYSDIGLNILGLAVSSNFQGKGIGKKLMVFVEEYALNNNINFIRLNSGSHRLEAHKFYENIGYTCNKTQKRFIKIFR
- a CDS encoding cell division protein FtsZ; translated protein: MDGVGIKVVGIGTVGNDVLNKMMKKEIAEVGLVGIDTNQENLDKRNVGTKILASEDLSEKVQSALKNTGLVFILTEMSEKKNNEIACIVSEVAKTMGILTVVVVATSINSNGGTEEIKKLEEVSDTVIVLPLKKLMEADLSATFDKLFEKRDEIFIKNVEFITNLIKKQGVVNLDFDDVKIMLGNSGEGVIAFGKGEGQDKVKLATEQIINSPFIKKLPKAGKILLSITAGSDIGLTDLQEITMITNEKFGADQTNILWGYIMDVELEDKIEVEMLITDFSK
- a CDS encoding heavy metal translocating P-type ATPase, giving the protein MNNDNRYSSHNHHDYDDMDKLKHEHGITDEHGDHKDKNQEHHAGHDHSGHSGHAHHHHGSFKELFLKSLPLGIIIMLLVPLHGFELPFQFTFPYSDIVVAILSTILIIYGGRPFYQGAVDEFKQKKPGMMALVSLGLSVSYLYSIYAVIITYVTGEHVMDFFFEFASLLLIMLLGHWIEMKAIGEAGDAQAELAKLVPKDAHVVLEDDSIETRPVADLKVGDLIRVQAGENVPADGIIERGESRLNEALLTGESKAVKKGPGDEVIGGSTNGEGVLYIKVLETGDQSFISQVQTLISQAQSQPSRAESIAQKVAGWLFYIAVIVALIAFVVWMIIGDIPTAVIFTITTLVIACPHALGLAIPLVTARSTSLGASRGLLVKDRQALEIAQDADVMILDKTGTLTTGEFKVLDVKLLNDKYTKEEIIALLAGIEGGSSHPIAQSIISFAEQQNIRPASFDSIDVISGSGVEGKAGGHRYQLISQKAYGRNLDMDTPKGATLSVLVENDDAIGAVALGDELKPTSKELIKALKKNNIRPIMATGDNEKAAQGAAVDLGIEYRSNQSPQDKYELVKTLKDEGKKVIMVGDGVNDAPSLALADVGIAIGAGTQVALDSADVILTQSDPGDIESFIELAHKTTRKMKQNLFWGAGYNFIAIPLAAGILAPIGITLSPALGAILMSVSTVIVAINAMLLSLDPKNNG
- a CDS encoding CopY/TcrY family copper transport repressor, which translates into the protein MSTIEFNTHITDAEWEVMRVVWANDRVTSKKIISVLKEKMDWTQSTIKTILGRLVEKGVLNTEQEGRKFIYTANIEEKEAVRDYVEDIFNRICNKKVGNVIGSIIEDHVLSFDDIDRLEKILEMKKSFALEEVDCNCPEGQCECHLHHH